The nucleotide window TTGGTTTAGTTGTTTTGCGAGTTTTTGTGCGATTTTGTTTATGTTTTTTGAGTTTTGTTTGGTTGTTTTTATGAAGATTGAGTCTGTGTCTCCATAGATGACTTTTAGGTTTTTTTTCTGGGCAGTTTGGATTGCCTGGTTTATCATTTCACGTCCCCATGCTGTTGTTGCTTCGGCGCATTCTTTTTTGTACCATCTTGCTGCTCCCCACCCGGTGTATCCATAGAAAGAGTTTGTGAGTGTCTTAATTGCTTTTTCTCGGACTTTTAGGGATTTGGTTTCTTCTTTGGTTTTTGCGTTTTTTATTTCTTTTTTGATTTTTGCTCTGTGGTTTAGTAGTTCTTCAAGTATTTCGGTGAAGAAGCCTTCTCTGTCTTTTCTGAATCTATGTTCTACTTCTGGTGCTTTGTGGTAATCTTGATGTTTTTCTGTTTGGTCTGGAGGTATGTATGTGTCTGGTGAGATGTTGTATGATATCATTAGTGATGGATACATTGAGCTGAAGTCGAGGGAGATTACGTTTTCATGTAGTCCTTTCTCTGGTTCGAGTACAAATCCCCCGAGGTATGTGTTGGATCCTGATCGGTATCCGGTTCTGTTTGGTACAAGTTCTTTTTGTTCGTGTGCTTTGGAGATTAAGTACCATTCTACTTGTCTGCCTCTCCCCATTTTTGAGATGTCGTCGGCGAATTGTTTTGTTAGTTTGGAGAACTCTAGTTGGTTTGGTAGGAGTTCTTCTCCTACTCCAGCTGTGCTTACGGCGTCTTCTCTGGCGTATTTTAGGAGTTTTTTTCTTTTTTCTTTGTCATCCCAGTATTCTCCTACTCGATGGCCGGGTATGTCTGTTCGGTTGGTTGAATTCATTACGTTTAGGTAGTCGGCTACTTCTTCTAGTGATTTTACTTTAACTTCACCTAGGTCTCGACTTGCGATTCTATATAAATCGATGTTTAATCGGCCTTTTATTGATACGGTTTTTCGGGCTCCTCCTCGAAAGTCTGGAGTGGATTTGTCTCGACCGATTTCTAGTTTTATATTATGTTTTTCGGCTCTATCTTTGAGGTATGGCCAGTCGAAGTCATCGCCGTTGTATGTTAGTATTACGTCTGGGTCCCATTTTTTTATTTCTTTTAAGAATTTTTGGATTAATTCTTTGTCTCCACCGTTGTCACTTGTTAATAGTTTTGAGTTTCCATCAGGGGTTACTAATGAGATTATGATTATTGGGTCTTTTTCAGGGTCTGGTGATCTTTCTTTGTTGTGCATCTCACAATCGAATGTTAGTTTTTTGAGTTCTGGGGTCTCTTCTTCGAAGACTCCTTTTAGTGAGTTTATTTCTATTGCTTTTTCTGTGTATTCAGATTCGGTTTTTTTTCCTTTTAAAATTATTTTTGAGGATGGGATTAAGCCTTTATCTATAACAAATCTATTTATGAAAGGTATGTCTGCTTCTCTATACTCTGATACTTCTTTTAGGTTTGATATTTCTTCTCTTAATGTGGGTACGTGTTGTGGGTGGTTTGTTGTTATTTTTAGTACCTTGGTTTTTTCTCCTTTGTCGAACCGTTTTTCGGTTTCCACTTTTTTGGGTTTTATAACTTCGTCGTATCGTTCTCCTTCTATTTCAAGTATTTGTTTTTTTAGTTTTTGTATGTCGGCTTCATCTTTGGGTATGGCATAGAAGTATGGTTCAAAGTCTCGGTAGTAACCTACAGTTATTTTATTTTTTTGCTTTATCCAGAGTCGTATAACTGGTTCTCCGTATTCTGTTATGTATTCTGCGTTTAGTAGGTGTCCTTCTATTTCCATCAAAAGATTATTGGGGATAACCGGAAAAGTAGTTTTGGTTGGTATGACAGGTTATTGTGTTTGGCGTGCTTAATTTACTCTGCTGTTGTGGAGATTGAATTATGACAGATTATCTAGATTTTTTTCCTAAGGAGAAG belongs to Methanonatronarchaeum sp. AMET-Sl and includes:
- a CDS encoding DNA-directed DNA polymerase: MEIEGHLLNAEYITEYGEPVIRLWIKQKNKITVGYYRDFEPYFYAIPKDEADIQKLKKQILEIEGERYDEVIKPKKVETEKRFDKGEKTKVLKITTNHPQHVPTLREEISNLKEVSEYREADIPFINRFVIDKGLIPSSKIILKGKKTESEYTEKAIEINSLKGVFEEETPELKKLTFDCEMHNKERSPDPEKDPIIIISLVTPDGNSKLLTSDNGGDKELIQKFLKEIKKWDPDVILTYNGDDFDWPYLKDRAEKHNIKLEIGRDKSTPDFRGGARKTVSIKGRLNIDLYRIASRDLGEVKVKSLEEVADYLNVMNSTNRTDIPGHRVGEYWDDKEKRKKLLKYAREDAVSTAGVGEELLPNQLEFSKLTKQFADDISKMGRGRQVEWYLISKAHEQKELVPNRTGYRSGSNTYLGGFVLEPEKGLHENVISLDFSSMYPSLMISYNISPDTYIPPDQTEKHQDYHKAPEVEHRFRKDREGFFTEILEELLNHRAKIKKEIKNAKTKEETKSLKVREKAIKTLTNSFYGYTGWGAARWYKKECAEATTAWGREMINQAIQTAQKKNLKVIYGDTDSIFIKTTKQNSKNINKIAQKLAKQLNQTLPLEIEIEKHYQTIFFTEKKKRYAGLDQNNEIYIRGLEVRRGDWCDLAREMQQKVIEIILKDKNPEKAVKVVKKTIKNLKNGEIPIDKLVIRKTLSKSISKYESRQAHVHAAEKAEKEGIEVGPGKKISFVVTTKGGKSIGERSFPIEMFKSYKNGTLTMENGRKIPIDIDYYIENQVIPATSRVLNYFGYTENDLKGEPSQKKLGEF